From a single Okeanomitos corallinicola TIOX110 genomic region:
- a CDS encoding nucleoside deaminase, with translation MDEFMQAAISEAKQGRNEGGIPIGSVLVKDGKILGRGHNKRVQDGDPVTHAEIDCLRNAGRIGNYQGTTLYSTLMPCYLCAGAVVQFGIRKVIAGESRTFPGAKEFMVSHGVEVVDLNLDECEQMMSEFINEKPELWNEDIGF, from the coding sequence ATGGATGAGTTTATGCAAGCTGCAATTAGCGAAGCAAAACAAGGCAGAAATGAGGGTGGAATTCCCATTGGGTCTGTTTTGGTCAAAGATGGTAAAATCCTTGGTAGAGGACATAATAAACGGGTTCAAGATGGTGATCCTGTCACCCATGCGGAAATTGATTGTTTACGAAATGCCGGGAGAATTGGTAATTATCAAGGTACAACTTTATATTCTACTTTAATGCCATGTTATTTGTGCGCTGGTGCGGTGGTGCAATTTGGAATTAGAAAAGTAATTGCGGGTGAGTCAAGAACTTTTCCCGGTGCGAAGGAGTTTATGGTTTCTCATGGTGTGGAAGTTGTGGATTTGAATCTTGATGAATGTGAACAAATGATGAGTGAATTTATTAATGAAAAACCAGAATTATGGAATGAAGATATAGGGTTTTAG
- a CDS encoding nucleoside hydrolase — protein MKKQLVLMDHDGGVDDYLATMLLLTMENIELLGIVVTPADCYIQSAVSVTRKIIDLMGFSHIPVAESTVRGINSFPRLYRRDSLIIDHLPILNQKEEIKTPLLTETGEDFMIKVLREAPEPVTLMVTGPLTTVAVALAKAPEIEHKIKQIVWMGGALNVPGNVEKGIEPIQDGSAEWNVYWDAVSAAKVWETEIEIIMCPLDLTNQVPVTSELVQNIGKQYNYPCSNLAGQCYALVIPQDYYFWDVLATAYLEKPEFYELKEWETEIITQGVSQGKTKVVKGGRKIQAMDKVDKDSFYNYILQQWKR, from the coding sequence ATGAAAAAACAACTGGTATTAATGGATCATGATGGTGGTGTAGATGATTATTTAGCCACCATGTTACTGTTAACAATGGAAAACATTGAACTATTGGGAATAGTCGTCACTCCCGCAGACTGTTATATTCAATCTGCTGTGAGTGTAACTCGTAAAATTATAGACTTAATGGGATTTTCTCATATTCCCGTTGCTGAAAGTACAGTCAGAGGAATTAACTCTTTTCCTCGTCTTTATCGTCGAGATTCATTAATTATTGATCATCTCCCAATTCTCAATCAAAAAGAAGAAATTAAAACTCCTTTATTAACAGAAACAGGTGAAGATTTTATGATCAAGGTGTTAAGAGAAGCACCTGAACCTGTAACATTGATGGTAACAGGGCCATTAACAACAGTAGCAGTTGCATTAGCAAAAGCACCAGAAATAGAACATAAAATTAAACAAATAGTGTGGATGGGTGGTGCATTAAATGTTCCTGGAAATGTCGAAAAAGGAATAGAACCAATACAAGATGGTTCAGCGGAATGGAATGTGTATTGGGATGCGGTTTCTGCTGCAAAGGTTTGGGAAACAGAAATAGAAATAATTATGTGTCCTTTAGACTTAACAAACCAAGTTCCGGTGACATCAGAATTAGTCCAAAATATCGGTAAACAATATAATTATCCTTGTTCCAATTTAGCAGGTCAATGTTACGCCTTAGTAATTCCTCAAGATTATTATTTCTGGGATGTTTTAGCAACAGCTTATTTAGAAAAACCTGAATTTTATGAATTGAAAGAATGGGAAACAGAAATTATTACCCAAGGTGTGAGTCAAGGAAAAACTAAAGTTGTTAAAGGAGGGAGGAAAATTCAAGCAATGGATAAAGTTGATAAAGATAGTTTTTATAATTATATTTTACAACAATGGAAAAGGTGA
- the rbsK gene encoding ribokinase, protein MKIIVFGSINIDLVTTTPRLPIPGETLIGNSFFTTPGGKGANQAVALAKLGIPTQIIGRVGNDNFGLELINNLKNCGVQTENIFIDETVNSGIAVITVGQKGENNIIVIPGANAKVNQEDINKLYPLLPTTNAILLQLEIPIDTVIQIAKIAQNTNIKIILDPAPAQILPEEIYPLIDIITPNEIEASQLVGFAVTGEETAAKAAEILLQKGVKCAIIKLGAKGVFCATKQESFYIPAFSVQAIDTVAAGDAFNGGLAAALFHQKPLKEAVNWGAATGALATTKLGAQSSFPDRITLDKFLILNS, encoded by the coding sequence ATGAAAATCATAGTTTTTGGTAGCATCAATATAGACCTAGTAACCACCACCCCCCGTTTACCAATTCCTGGAGAAACATTAATAGGAAATAGCTTTTTCACAACCCCAGGTGGTAAAGGTGCAAACCAAGCAGTTGCATTAGCAAAACTAGGAATTCCTACCCAAATAATTGGTAGAGTTGGTAACGATAACTTTGGGTTAGAATTAATCAACAACTTAAAAAATTGCGGTGTACAAACCGAAAATATTTTCATTGATGAAACTGTAAATTCTGGAATTGCAGTTATTACTGTAGGTCAAAAAGGTGAAAACAATATTATTGTGATTCCCGGTGCAAACGCAAAAGTTAACCAAGAAGACATTAACAAATTATATCCCTTATTACCAACAACAAACGCCATACTTTTACAATTAGAAATTCCCATAGATACAGTTATTCAAATTGCCAAAATTGCCCAAAATACTAACATTAAAATTATCCTAGATCCTGCACCAGCGCAAATATTACCAGAAGAAATTTATCCATTAATTGATATTATCACACCCAACGAAATCGAAGCCAGTCAATTAGTAGGTTTTGCAGTCACCGGAGAAGAAACCGCAGCCAAAGCAGCCGAGATTTTATTACAAAAAGGTGTCAAATGTGCAATCATTAAATTAGGAGCAAAAGGTGTTTTTTGTGCAACTAAACAAGAGAGTTTTTACATTCCAGCATTTTCAGTTCAAGCAATAGATACAGTTGCAGCAGGTGACGCTTTTAATGGTGGTTTAGCAGCAGCACTTTTTCATCAAAAACCTTTAAAAGAAGCAGTAAATTGGGGTGCAGCAACAGGTGCATTAGCAACCACAAAATTAGGAGCGCAAAGTTCTTTTCCTGATAGAATTACATTGGATAAATTCTTAATTCTTAATTCTTAA